One segment of Alnus glutinosa chromosome 2, dhAlnGlut1.1, whole genome shotgun sequence DNA contains the following:
- the LOC133861003 gene encoding uncharacterized protein LOC133861003: MDQFVSNKRKAIYSTKHGSPPKYTMKKYKDEHLDTVATLLPLRRIGPSSDSPGCLFSHDIFFCVDELNARVEDDGICWSGARWFSLKIAGPISRKPLIPFWKGKVPSGGGLAVLGSHIYSFGGMSYAQSRRPIRYGYKLRVTPHVSKELVSIPPMLSRRCYLDVSVLRTKIYVCNHDFHHRHFRHQWGEVFDPAKGKWEALPNPPNFPSTYPERICISAALESPERILVAYYAKDDNSSAIFYAYDVQHRSWGMLAPAKRKLHRLCDTRWRERAVSVGNTLYWIERPEDEVLKDDLLFIAYDLDLDLWLEGTLKEHGVFFFQDYGILGAEARHPGFLHLEKHKFCLLQCADDDYLRCVIVEISPMPPTKSLGISVVWDQKYAMEPKISRGSPTVLVYCDIMPKNTDLEKKSSKKEVRGAN, encoded by the coding sequence ATGGATCAATTCGtctcaaacaaaagaaaagccaTCTACTCCACCAAACATGGCAGTCCCCCCAAATATACTATGAAAAAATACAAGGATGAACACCTTGACACGGTAGCGACGCTTCTGCCTCTACGACGGATTGGACCATCATCTGATTCACCTGGTTGTCTTTTTTCTCATGACATATTTTTCTGTGTGGATGAGCTTAACGCTCGAGTCGAAGACGATGGAATTTGCTGGTCGGGTGCAAGGTGGTTTAGCCTTAAAATTGCTGGCCCTATCTCCCGAAAACCACTAATTCCTTTTTGGAAGGGAAAAGTTCCATCTGGCGGTGGCTTAGCAGTCCTGGGCTCCCACATCTACTCTTTTGGTGGGATGAGCTATGCTCAATCGCGACGGCCAATTCGATACGGTTACAAGTTGCGGGTTACTCCGCATGTCTCTAAGGAGTTGGTCAGTATTCCACCCATGCTTTCTCGGAGATGTTATTTGGACGTTTCTGTTTTACGCACTAAGATTTATGTGTGCAATCATGATTTTCATCATCGACATTTTCGTCATCAATGGGGTGAGGTTTTTGACCCTGCCAAAGGAAAATGGGAAGCCCTTCCTAACCCTCCCAATTTTCCTTCTACATATCCAGAGCGTATATGTATCTCTGCGGCTCTTGAGAGTCCAGAAAGGATTCTTGTTGCTTACTATGCAAAGGATGATAACTCTTCCGCTATCTTCTATGCGTATGATGTGCAACACAGATCTTGGGGAATGCTTGCACCAGCTAAGCGCAAGCTCCACCGATTGTGTGATACGAGATGGCGAGAAAGAGCAGTAAGTGTTGGCAACACGCTATACTGGATTGAACGCCCTGAGGATGAAGTGCTTAAAGATGATCTTTTATTTATAGCCtatgatttggatttggatttatGGCTAGAAGGAACTCTAAAAGAACAcggtgtattttttttccaagatTACGGAATCTTGGGCGCTGAGGCAAGACATCCTGGCTTCCTCCATCTGGAGAAGCACAAGTTCTGCCTCTTACAATGTGCAGATGATGATTATCTGCGCTGTGTTATAGTTGAGATTTCTCCTATGCCCCCAACAAAGTCATTAGGCATATCGGTTGTATGGGACCAAAAATATGCAATGGAACCAAAAATAAGCCGTGGATCACCCACTGTCTTAGTATATTGCGATATAAT